From Nitratidesulfovibrio vulgaris str. Hildenborough, a single genomic window includes:
- a CDS encoding ferritin-like domain-containing protein, whose product MAEFFNAADVTAAAIRIEQRGQDVYRQAVAMTTNPEVRALFEHLAAEEAKHEATFRAMADRVGPVELPAWSIAAEYVEYLHALLDSHALFTQSGTLTSLKGAADDHATALQMAIQFEKDTLLFFTEMRNLVPASEKAAVDACIDEERAHLRALTAMLVQAKRS is encoded by the coding sequence ATGGCCGAGTTCTTCAATGCCGCCGATGTCACCGCTGCAGCCATCCGCATCGAACAGCGCGGTCAGGACGTGTACCGTCAGGCCGTGGCAATGACCACGAATCCCGAAGTGCGGGCGTTGTTCGAGCACCTCGCCGCCGAAGAGGCCAAGCATGAGGCGACGTTCCGTGCCATGGCCGACAGGGTGGGACCCGTCGAACTGCCCGCATGGAGCATCGCCGCAGAGTATGTCGAATACCTGCATGCCCTGCTCGATTCGCACGCCCTGTTCACGCAGTCCGGGACGCTGACCTCGCTCAAGGGCGCGGCCGACGACCATGCCACCGCCTTGCAGATGGCCATTCAGTTCGAAAAGGACACGCTGCTGTTCTTCACCGAGATGCGCAACCTCGTGCCCGCCAGCGAGAAGGCTGCCGTGGATGCCTGCATCGACGAAGAGCGTGCCCACCTGCGGGCACTCACCGCCATGCTTGTTCAGGCGAAGCGCAGCTAG